A single window of Nocardia sp. NBC_01327 DNA harbors:
- a CDS encoding ester cyclase codes for MTMLDPGAVVRRMQECFNTRQFDQADDLHTPDCFSHALGATGFDAGKKAWRSLVAQFPDIRVVAEDVLVDGDRVAARSTVEGIPILDGGPRPMMIEIFRIDDGRIAENWALGTGLPYSAETL; via the coding sequence ATGACGATGCTCGACCCTGGCGCTGTGGTGCGACGGATGCAGGAGTGCTTCAATACGCGGCAGTTCGACCAGGCCGACGATCTTCACACCCCCGATTGCTTCAGTCATGCGCTCGGCGCCACTGGATTCGACGCGGGCAAGAAGGCCTGGCGCAGTCTCGTTGCTCAGTTTCCCGACATTCGTGTGGTCGCCGAAGATGTGCTGGTGGATGGCGACAGGGTGGCAGCCCGCTCGACGGTCGAAGGAATCCCGATCCTGGATGGCGGACCACGGCCGATGATGATCGAGATCTTCCGTATCGACGACGGCCGGATCGCCGAGAACTGGGCGCTCGGCACCGGGCTGCCCTACAGCGCGGAAACTCTGTAA
- a CDS encoding ArsR/SmtB family transcription factor → MPKYHSELDALLRALADPTRRAIVERLAKSPAVVSELAAPFSMALPSLMQHLRVLENAGLVTSHKLGRVRTVSLRPGALDVLHLWLGEQRTPAEHQADRLGIHLTRTATKEN, encoded by the coding sequence GTGCCTAAGTATCACAGCGAACTCGACGCACTGCTCCGCGCTCTCGCGGATCCGACGCGCCGAGCCATCGTCGAGCGGCTGGCGAAGTCGCCGGCCGTCGTGTCCGAGCTGGCGGCACCGTTCTCGATGGCATTGCCATCACTGATGCAGCATCTGCGCGTCCTCGAGAACGCCGGGCTGGTGACCTCACACAAGCTCGGACGCGTTCGCACTGTGAGCCTGCGACCGGGCGCGCTCGACGTGCTGCACCTGTGGCTCGGCGAGCAACGCACCCCCGCGGAACACCAAGCCGACCGGCTCGGGATCCATCTGACCCGCACCGCTACGAAGGAGAACTGA
- a CDS encoding dihydrofolate reductase family protein, giving the protein MTRVRVNLFVSLDGLTSANSSPENPMGEDWARLSAGHLATRTFRERVFGDTSGAGSTGVDDRYTAAFFEGIGAEIMGAGMFGLHAFPGDPEWKGWWGDEPPYGTPVYVLTHTAPRPSIPMKGGTTFHFRSSAIEDVLAEATDAAGGQDVRVSGGVGTARAFLRAGLVDDLHLMIAPIVLGRGTRLWDDLGGLDLTHKVTTEVAESGTIHVTFTR; this is encoded by the coding sequence ATGACCCGCGTTCGCGTCAACCTGTTCGTCTCGCTGGACGGCCTCACCTCGGCCAACAGCTCCCCCGAAAATCCGATGGGTGAGGACTGGGCGCGCCTCAGCGCGGGCCACCTCGCGACCCGCACATTCCGCGAGCGCGTGTTCGGCGATACCAGCGGCGCCGGCTCGACCGGCGTCGACGACCGCTATACCGCCGCGTTCTTCGAGGGAATCGGGGCCGAGATCATGGGCGCGGGCATGTTCGGACTGCACGCGTTCCCCGGCGATCCGGAATGGAAGGGCTGGTGGGGTGACGAGCCGCCGTACGGCACGCCGGTCTACGTCCTCACGCACACCGCCCCGCGGCCGTCGATCCCGATGAAGGGCGGGACGACGTTCCACTTCCGCAGCAGCGCAATCGAAGACGTCCTCGCCGAGGCGACCGATGCCGCGGGTGGTCAGGACGTGCGCGTCAGCGGTGGCGTCGGCACCGCGCGTGCCTTCCTGCGCGCCGGCCTGGTCGACGACTTGCACCTCATGATCGCGCCCATCGTCCTCGGCCGGGGGACCAGGCTGTGGGACGATCTGGGTGGTCTGGACCTCACCCACAAGGTGACGACGGAAGTGGCCGAGAGCGGCACGATCCACGTCACGTTCACCCGTTAG
- a CDS encoding SRPBCC domain-containing protein, with the protein MTIERRLARAEFTLTRSYPVPVERVWGAFAEEQQKLAWWGAGDAIEPGEWVFDFRIGGRDVAEGKFHDGPVSRYEATYTDIVEHIRIVTTYDMWIDGIHMSTSVASLEFEPIAEGTRFTHAEHGVFFDQFWADGPNREQGTRGLLDALGDYLA; encoded by the coding sequence TTGACGATCGAACGCCGACTCGCCCGCGCCGAGTTCACCCTGACCCGCAGCTACCCGGTTCCCGTCGAGCGCGTCTGGGGCGCGTTCGCCGAGGAGCAGCAGAAGTTGGCCTGGTGGGGCGCGGGCGACGCCATCGAGCCGGGCGAGTGGGTCTTCGACTTCCGCATCGGCGGACGTGATGTCGCCGAGGGAAAGTTCCACGACGGTCCGGTGTCGCGGTACGAGGCCACCTACACCGATATCGTCGAGCACATCCGCATCGTCACGACGTACGACATGTGGATCGACGGGATTCACATGTCGACGTCGGTGGCCTCTCTGGAGTTCGAGCCGATCGCTGAGGGCACGCGCTTCACCCATGCCGAGCACGGCGTCTTCTTCGACCAGTTCTGGGCCGACGGCCCGAACCGTGAGCAAGGCACCCGGGGCCTGCTCGATGCTTTGGGCGACTACCTCGCATGA
- a CDS encoding AMP-binding protein, whose product MQFPLTVNDFLDRAFTVYPDRVAIVDEPDQPATSWGEITYAQLRERARAQAGALDGLGVRPGARVAVVSQNSARLLSSFFGVSGWGRVLVPVNFRLGGDEIAYIVEHSGAEVVIVDPALKSVLDEVDCRVKFVFGDDDDKIWSAGAEPAAWQEISESATATINYTSGTTARPKGVQLTHRNLWLNATVFGWHTGVHDRDVYLHTLPMFHANGWGQPFAATAMGVKQVVIRQIDGAEILRRIEEHGVTYLCAAPAVISAVLEAARTWDGPIPGRDRVRAIVAGAPPPTRVIEQVRSELGWEFIQIYGLTETAPLLTMSRMRAEWDELPAPQQARLLGRAGAPALGVRIDIDATGEILAQSNHNLLGYWNNPDATAEALAGNWFHTGDGGTVSDGYLTITDRKKDVIITGGENVSSIEVEDALLLHDAVREAAVIGIADEKWGELVTALVVTATPITADELIAHCRVHLAGYKCPKRIEFRTELARTATGKLQKFKLRQQFPAEGSE is encoded by the coding sequence ATGCAGTTTCCGCTCACCGTCAACGATTTCCTCGACCGTGCGTTCACCGTGTATCCGGATCGGGTGGCCATCGTCGACGAGCCTGATCAGCCGGCGACGTCCTGGGGTGAGATCACCTATGCGCAGCTGCGGGAGCGGGCCAGGGCTCAGGCGGGTGCGCTGGATGGTCTTGGTGTGCGACCGGGCGCGCGGGTGGCGGTGGTGTCGCAGAACTCCGCGCGGCTGCTGAGCAGTTTCTTCGGGGTGAGCGGGTGGGGGCGGGTGCTGGTGCCGGTCAATTTCCGGCTCGGGGGTGATGAGATCGCCTATATCGTCGAGCATTCCGGCGCCGAGGTGGTGATCGTGGATCCCGCGCTGAAGTCCGTGCTCGACGAGGTCGATTGCCGGGTGAAGTTCGTCTTCGGCGACGATGACGACAAGATCTGGTCGGCGGGCGCCGAACCGGCTGCCTGGCAAGAGATTTCGGAGTCGGCGACCGCGACGATCAATTACACCTCCGGCACCACCGCCCGGCCCAAGGGGGTGCAGCTCACCCATCGCAATCTGTGGCTGAATGCGACCGTATTCGGCTGGCATACCGGCGTGCACGATCGTGACGTGTACCTGCACACCCTGCCGATGTTCCACGCCAATGGCTGGGGGCAGCCGTTCGCGGCGACCGCGATGGGCGTCAAACAGGTGGTCATCCGCCAGATAGACGGTGCGGAGATTCTGCGGCGCATCGAGGAGCACGGGGTCACCTACCTCTGCGCCGCGCCCGCGGTGATCAGCGCGGTTCTGGAGGCGGCACGCACCTGGGACGGCCCGATCCCCGGCCGTGATCGGGTGCGGGCCATCGTCGCCGGTGCGCCGCCGCCCACCCGGGTGATCGAGCAGGTGCGCAGTGAACTCGGCTGGGAATTCATCCAGATCTACGGCCTCACCGAAACCGCACCGCTGCTGACCATGTCGCGCATGCGCGCCGAATGGGATGAGCTGCCCGCGCCCCAGCAGGCCCGGCTGCTGGGCCGGGCGGGCGCACCCGCACTGGGCGTGCGGATCGATATCGACGCCACCGGCGAGATCCTCGCGCAGTCCAATCACAACCTGCTCGGTTACTGGAACAACCCGGATGCGACCGCAGAGGCGTTGGCAGGCAACTGGTTTCACACCGGCGACGGCGGCACCGTCTCCGATGGTTATCTCACGATCACCGACCGCAAGAAGGACGTGATCATCACCGGGGGAGAGAACGTGTCCTCCATCGAGGTCGAGGACGCCCTGCTGCTGCACGACGCCGTCCGCGAAGCCGCGGTCATCGGCATCGCCGACGAGAAGTGGGGTGAACTGGTCACCGCCCTGGTCGTGACCGCCACCCCGATCACAGCCGACGAACTCATCGCCCACTGCCGCGTACATCTGGCCGGGTACAAGTGCCCCAAACGCATCGAATTCCGCACCGAACTGGCCCGCACCGCCACCGGCAAACTGCAGAAGTTCAAACTGCGCCAGCAATTCCCGGCCGAGGGTTCCGAGTGA